AGCATAATTCGCATAGCCAGCATAATCCGCACAGTCCGCACAATCAGCATAGTCCCGGATTCAAGCTGATTTCCTTCGACGCTGTGGGCAAGCACGTTGCCTTGGGACTGGACTACCTGGTGCCCTTCCTGGAGGTGCCCGTCAAGCGGAAGCGCAATGCACCACCAAAGGTAGGCTTACTCCCGTCCTGACCTGACCTGACCGGACCTGTCCCTCGAATTGTACATCTTCGGCCTCCGTCTTTCAGCCCCTGGTCATCATCAATTCCGCGGCCGTGCTCAGCTGCGGACTCGTGGCAGCCGGGGGACTCCTCGTTGGACACCTGATCCGCAGCATGGGTCTGGAGGCCATCACCGAGGATGAGCCCCCCACGAGTGGGAGGCCAAAGTCCTCGGAGGAGGAAGCACCGGCCACATCCGAGGCGGGGCACAATGGCACGGCTCGCGGTCTCTTGGACAAGGATCGGAGCTTCCTCGAGTTGTTCGAGAATTTCAAGCTCGTTTACCGCAACGAAACAGGCGAGCGAGTGGGTAGGTCCTCCTCGTCCTTGCTCGCATTACTGTGCCCCGCATTGatctcccctccccttccctctGACAGAAAGCAGCCTTCCGAGTGTGATCAGCACAGTGGAGCGAACGTACTTCAAGAACGAGGTCGATCTCTCCGCCTGCCTGCTCAAGTCCCTCTGTACGCTGACCTTCAAGGCGAGCGACAGGGTGCGGAGGAGCCAGGCCTCCGACATGGACCACGTGCTGGATGCGGCCACCAACTGGACCTGGCTCCTCACCTGGCTGGAGCAGTCCACACTTCGCGAGGCCATTGAGGCCGGCAGGGATCCCATACCATCCCACTGCGCCTCCAAGTATCCTTACTGCAGTTGGGCGGCACCGGAGGAGCGAATCCTGCAACTGCTGCAAAACCATGTGTTTCAAGTGATCCAAAGGGGTTTCAGGCGTGAGAGCTAATTTAATCCAAAGTCATCTGTGAGCTAAGGGAATGATCCGATCACTAATTACACCCCAATAAATACTCGTGAATATCCAGAATACCTTTAAAATAATGGTCTTTTCGTGACGTCCTATCTGCCAAGCCATGTCTTGTTGGGATCGTAAGAGGACGTTTCACGAGATGTTCCAgaagaaaaatgtattttctatTATAATCGTGTTGTTCTTAGAGTTTAGATAGAGTTGCAGACTGTTGAGACTATCGCGACTTAAATGAAACCCAACGATCGTGCCCATGACCACATGAGAGAGTGGCTGTCCAGGGCTTTCCATGCGAGTATACTCGTATTCAGTATTCAGAGCTCAGATCAATTGGCTACGccttggctgtcgctgtctgcCTCCGCAACAATGTCAATGTCATTGGCGAGTGGAGCTGGGATTTGCATGCTTAGGAGATCATCAATCATTTGGATGTACTTATGGTCAACGATGATTGATGGCCGGCTCCCAATGCCCCAGTAGTGCCCACTGGATAAGTCCCTAAATTGAGTTGCGATTTCTTGTTTGATTGATTGGCACAAGGTACGAGTCTGTATACGGATTAGCTGCGCCTCTACTCCGCTCGTTCATTAAGATCGTTTCAATTACGAGATGGTATGGACTTAAGGCATGTGAACGAGCAAGAGTTCAAGTCGGAAATTGGTCTAAAATGGGTATTCCGCAAACTTATTCTAAATTATAGATTCCTATTAATTATGGGCCTCAATTTAGAGGAGCCCGAGCCTCATTCGAATTTCTTTGCAGTGGTATCCATGCATGATGTATCTCTTTATCTTTAGATactttgtctgtctgtctatcgtCAGTGGAATTGTTGTGGAAAAGCTTGATAGGCCGAACATTTGATCTAATGTGAGGGATATTGAGCCATCTGACTGCTGGAGAGGGACACGCCTTGATCTGTAAAGCCCAACCCCAGGACCTCAACGATCTTTGGTAGGAGTAGCGGGACAAGCGCTGGCTAAGTAGTGGCTGAATCCAGTAGTAGAGGGAACAAGTCTTGCCTACTGTCCATCTATATGTGCGAAGATGTAGACATGGTAGCCAGATCCTCTCCGATCGCagattaatttgattttgggAATGTCTTGTTAGTGTTGATCGCTTTCCAAGCGGATCCAATGCAATTTTTGACCTTTGCCTGTTATGAGAGAAGCTCTGTAGCTAATTCGATAATGGGCCCgaccctcccccgcccccgtcCACATTCCCGTCCAATTCTAAACGCCACACGCCACGAGCTCCGTTGCGACATCGCCGGCACGCATGCCGAGCCAGAATCAGATTCAGAATCAGCCCCAGAAGCAGAACACCCCAGTCCATTCTCCCTAATAATAGCACAGCCACAGATTGAAATCTCTCCCGTTCAGTGATACGTAGAGCTCCGACATGATTGGATcattgctgctggctgtgggCGCATTGGCGACGCTGGTGTACGGCTTTCTGGTGTGGAACTTTGGCCACTGGCGGGCACGGGGCATCAAGGAGCCGAGGgccctgccgctgctgggCTCCTTCCCCAACATGGTGTGGCCCCGCCAGCACTTTACCATGGACATGAGGGACCTCTACATGTGAGTGGGGCAACGAGACGAGAAGAAAGAGATGAGGGATGATGCGTCTTTTGCTGCAGGAAATACCGGGAGACGGACAGCTACGTCGGCACCTTCCTGCTGCGCTCGCCgaagctgctcctgctggagCCCCGCCTGGTGTACGAG
The sequence above is a segment of the Drosophila pseudoobscura strain MV-25-SWS-2005 chromosome X, UCI_Dpse_MV25, whole genome shotgun sequence genome. Coding sequences within it:
- the LOC6901383 gene encoding uncharacterized protein, with translation MKLLHILCALLTNCALIWAASEEVGVGAGAEEEPKGSDSSEHGRDSRLPKQNQHNSHSQHNPHSPHNQHSPGFKLISFDAVGKHVALGLDYLVPFLEVPVKRKRNAPPKPLVIINSAAVLSCGLVAAGGLLVGHLIRSMGLEAITEDEPPTSGRPKSSEEEAPATSEAGHNGTARGLLDKDRSFLELFENFKLVYRNETGERVESSLPSVISTVERTYFKNEVDLSACLLKSLCTLTFKASDRVRRSQASDMDHVLDAATNWTWLLTWLEQSTLREAIEAGRDPIPSHCASKYPYCSWAAPEERILQLLQNHVFQVIQRGFRRES